The following DNA comes from Magnolia sinica isolate HGM2019 chromosome 18, MsV1, whole genome shotgun sequence.
ttgttgaggtttgacatgtatctgctcacaacaccgactacttgtgaaatatctggtcttgtacagaccatgacatacattaaactgctaaccgcattcgaataaagcACATGAGACATagcctgcttttcctcatttgatttaggacattgttctgaggaaagcttgaagtgagccgcgtggggaacgctcacttgctttgcttggtccatcccatacttgatcatctccttttcaaggtattttgcctgtaataaccaaagtctgctcctcttcctgtctctataaatatctatgccgagatcTCTCTTTGCAAccccctagatctttcattttgaatgtctctgataaccgagtcttcagtatgctgatttcagacatataatgactgacgatcaacatatcatcaacatacaatactaggatgatgaatctgccatcactcagtgtcttgtaatagacacagtgattgtattcactccaagtaaatttctgactcaacacgaatgaatcaaattttttatatcactgcctaagcaactgtttcaggccgtacaacaatctcattaacctgcaaatctttttctctgcccctttaacttcgtagccctctggttgcttcatgtagatccgctcttccaattccctgtgcaggaatgcagtcttgacatccatctgttccagctcgagatcgtattaggcaactagcgctaacacgaatctgatagatacttgcttaaccactggTGCGAATATttttgtgaagtcgattccttctgtCTGAGCATACTCCTTCGCTACCagcctcgctttgtatctatcctatttCCTTTTGAATTACCACTTatatccgatcgcttttcggcccactggaagctccaccagctcctatttgtggtttttgtgcaacgagtccatctcatcatccattgccgccttccacttttctacatcaggctcatcaagagcctcttaaatagtagacgggtccccctcatttgtaatgagggcatatgcaatattagagttgtccttgtatcttgccggtaacctgcgatcatgcggtgggttccttctcacaggtggctgctccacctgatcatgTACCTCAGTTTgcacatctgtctctgcctgagtatcatatatatCAATTTAgacgtctacgatcaacctttcagGTTCCTCTTACTCCTGATTATTCTTGCGAAATATGGAGCTTTCATTGAATCTGATGTCACGGCCAGTGATGACCTtgtgtgtgaccttgtcgaataacctgtaacctttcacaccaacaccatagccaacaaaaatatactttttggctctatggtttagcttatctctttcaacttatggtatatgagagtaagcctcacaatcaaatatgcacaaatctgagtagtctagcttataaccactccatacttcctctgggattttacattcaattgccataGACGGGGATCTGTTCACCAAgtagcaagccgtgttaacggcctcagtccgtaagtccttgcccaacgcagcattacttaacatgcatcaagccatctccaagagagttcgattcatccactcagccacactgttttgttcgggcgtgtggcacactgtgttgtgcctgatgatccctttatCATTATAATATTCAATAAACtcaatggaagtaaattctccaccattgtcagtccttaaaacctttattttttgctctgactgtttttccaccattgtcttccatcgtttgaatatggtgaagactttggatttatgtttcataaagtaaacctaaactttcttgaagtagtcgtcaatgaatgaaacaaaccatggcGACCCCCTAATGGAAACctttggcgatggcccccatacgtcagagtgcacataatcaagtactcccttatatatatgttttccagatttaaaagataatctagattgtttatcatatatacaatgctcgcatatatctaaatcagaatttttaaaagctggaatcaaacattgGTCAGACAGTACCTTCGTGCCTCGCTCggtcatgtggcccagacgagcatgccacatacgtgcagacgtggAATTTGCAATATTTGCTGCCGCTCTACCCTCTGGAGTGCTTCCGATCAAattgtaaaggtttccgtgcctttgtgctctcataaccatgaATGCCCCTTTTGTTACTTTAAGGACACTATTGACGCTAGTGAATTTGCACCCTATagtctcgagtgcaccgagagaaatcagacttttcttcatattaggaacgtgcttaacattagtcaaggtacgctccatcccatcaaatatcttgatgctcaccatacCCATAGCtataacattacaggcattgtcattgcacataaaaacctgtccaccatcgtattctctgtaactggtgaaccaactccgatgaggagtcatgtgatatgatgctcctgtgtcgAGGATTCACTCATCTCCATGATTGTTGTGcaagtgtccgatcatggacatagacagtacatcaccaccacttgtctcttcatcagatttgacaacattggtctcTTTGGAAGAagtcgctgaattttctttcttcgctttaggattggtacaatccttcttcatgtgtccagatatcccacagttccagcacttcaattttcctttgcccttgcccttggatttggatttaggtcttaaagatcctgtacctcgcttaGAATTCCTGCCTTTCGTAattagtgcatcggaagatgtccccatgtcgccgtttaactttctcatggtcttcccttgaagggctgagataacgatgtcgacactcagggttttatttatggtgcacatcgcgtccttgaatgactcatacgatgctggaagagaattcagtAATATACATGTttattcctcatctttgatcacttccttcatatccaacaatttgtaaactagtttattaaagttgctaatgtgggcctccagatctccaccttctgccatcttgaagttataccactgtagtTTCAACTGTAGGCAATTTTCataggattttttcgcatagatatctTCTAACTTCGCCTATAaactagctgcagttttctccctcaaaacattagggcgtgtttgggcactgggattggaagagattaggtgggatggacttgcatttggtcccgtgccaattccactctatgtttggggaggatggaaaagctgtcgatggaattgcattgggtcccatgccaatttcactccatgttagcaagttgtgtaggtcccactatgatgtgtaggttagatccacaccatccacccattttttgagattattttagagcatgggccaaaaaatcatgttaatctaaagctcacgtggaccccaccatagaaagcaacggggattgaatacttaccgttgaaaacttcaatggggctatataagttttggatctacctcatttttaggcccatgccataaaatgaggttacaaaacaaatgaacggtctagatataacacatgtgtgttattctcaataacttcgaatgatggttagtatatccattcaatgtaccaccggatTACCAACAAAGGATGGAATtattcttatcccatggcaacagggtaattatgttttttgaatcccatcccaccgaatcccttccaatcccaacacccaaacacgcccttatagagaacctcatccgcgagacataaacggattgagAATAAAGCCTTTTTATCAagggtattccattcatcatcagttatAGTAGACTTTTTCagctcaagagcaccatcttcaccttgtttggttaaggaactgatcattttgatcttccataactcaaagttatttttgcccgagtacttctcaatattatacctagtacttcccattattgctaatcctgtagattcagatttgtgccccagcgattactctgataccacttgttgggatttgtgctgcggaatcacacagagatggatctaggatagcaatccaagagcaccaaacaGAACAAAGAATAACACATAGATtaaacgtggaaaacccttacgagaaaaaaccacagcacaaagcgatagaattccactatgaaagaagagattacaaagatagagaaCTTACCCGACTttagcaatcctcaaacctcacctttctcaccccttgaaaccctaaagcccccttttagaaaccctagaacccttttagaaaccttatgatgccttagaatacctcccagTCCTGTATACATGCCTTTATATAGGTTTAGAAAGAAACCAAAATGGAATAGGAAGCAAAATCCGCAAAATCTGCGTTTCCGTAGAAAATCTgcgtaaaccttcgatgacatcgagcaaccttcaatgtcatcgaagaatgataaaaactgtccagcgaccggAGCTTTAAAAAACCCGAaaatactcgatgacatcgagtggcttcgatgtcatcgagcccaGTTTGTCAGATTGAAGGCATCTGACACCAACAAACCCAACCCGAATTCCAATTGGGTCtgcatttttcaacccaaacacaacctgaggaccttgacaacccgatCCAAACTTGGGGGTTCGGGCCAACCCGAGCCCAAGCTGCAGCCCTAACCAGTACATTTTTTATAGAGCGAGTTCACCATATAATGCATCTACTGCATTGTCTCCCGCACTTCCTCTCTTGTAAAGAATATATACCCCGTGCATTTTACTCTCTGCAAATTCAATTGATTATATTTATTTCTTACAAGCCAGGGTTCATTacttctgaaattattttttccttttttgtaaaCAACTGCTTTAATTTATGATAAACTCAGCccttatttttttcaaatcatttgaaAATCGTGGAGTATGTACGAACCGGTGCTCAGTTGTCAATGGTAAAACCTAGATGGCCTAGCTGACTGCAAAGTCTGAGCACTGATTTTATACAGGTGAAATATGTCAAATAAGTTTTGTGGTTGGGTGAGGATGTATGTGTTGGATGTGTTCCACATGCATGTCCATGTGAATCAAGGGTTTGCATTCCTCTATATTACCCAAGTATAGGTGCACGTATTAGGTATGGCAAAGATCATCTTTGAATGGATCTTACGATATAGGTACATAAAGGATTTTTATAACTTTTGAGCATAATCATTGTAAAACAGGTGGTTAACAACATCACAGGTTAGGTTTGTTGTCCAATTAGTATTATTCACTATAAATTTTAAATAATCCACAAGTCTAGAGTTCAAAACCCTAGTAGATCAGAGTTTGAGCTCAGGGAAGGAGGATCCTTTATCCTTGCCATACTTAAGTATCCAAGTACCTAATATGGAAATGAAACAATCTTAAGGTATGTGCATGTACCTCATTTGGAATGAAATTACGTGTGTTCTTGTcataaagaatttacatgcctaTTTTAAATGCTTGGATTCACGTTCGTGAAATGTTCTTTTGACAGTAATGACACCTTTGAGAATGCATGTGTTGAGTTCGATGAAGTGAATTTAAAGCCAACTTATAAGATACTCTGGGGAGTGCCaggtttcttcttttctcttatcCAAGTGATTGCCTTCTACTAGTTTTTATAGTAATGGAAATTTAACATGCTATATATGCTTAAAATGTTTATTAATGATATTTGTTACTACTTGCAGCCTCTGATTGGCATGTAAAAATAGTGAAATTCCTAATTTTTGTTATTGAATCAGCAacatttgaattttgaatcgTAGGcaggtttctttctttttttctttttgcattctgGAGAAACTCCGAACTTTACAGAACTATACTTATCATTTTGGATTTAATGGGTTCTTGAAACAATTACAATCAGGATAATGGTGATATAGGTTTTATTTTCAGTTAAACTGTGAAATATGTTGGCAATTTGGCATACAACAATATGAGttcaaataataataagagaCATGTTGAATCTAAGCTACAGTACACTTACCTGAAAGTTTTACTGGTGGCCAGATAAACAGCTACTTCGTGGATTGTGGAgttgttttatatatttttctttgcTAATAACTTGCATGAACTATTGCAGAGATGCTTCAGAACAAATCTTTTGGGCTGATTGTAAGTAATGCTGGAGCACTTACACCTTTGGCACTAGAGTTGCCTCGAAAGGTCGTTTGGTTGCATGTCAATGGGAGTGAATGGAGGAAAATGGGTGTAAGTGGGACTTTTGGTACACGTTTGGCACCGTGTAAACGAGTGTTAaatggatttcaaatgcattgaAGAGGGTGTTAATGGGAGTGAATTCAAATCCTAGGTAGAAGGTGACATTTGGGTGTAAATGGGGGAGTGAAAGCTCACTGGTGAGTATTATACTCTGGCTGAGTTTCATGGTTCATAacacatgcactcagaaattgtacccATGAAATAAACATGACTCTGAAATTGAACCATTCAAATGGTGGGCCTTAATTTGTGTTGTTTGTAAAAAATAGATGATACAGCAATGATGTCTTATTTTAGTTCAATACACTAGTGTCCAAATCATTGGTcagaattgttcaaccaatttggTCTGTGGATTGTAACTTATCCACAGTGGCTTCCACAACTATTTTGGTTTAATTTCAATTATTATCTGCCATATTTACCATTCCCACGTGCcagcgtatcaagcatcatacacatctagagtatcaaataaatccAATGCATTCTAATTACAAGCTGCCAAATATAATATTTGGATTCCAGTGCATTTCAATTAGAGGCTAACACGGCTAAAGATTCCAATTGCACCTGATTCGAGTGTAATTGTGAAGTGGATTCCATTTATCTCCActtacaagcttccaaatgaccCTAAATGGAATCGATGCGAATTGGAAGCCTCAGCTACGTTTAGATGCCTGCAATTGGAATGCATTAAGTAAATCAATTTAAATACCCCAAATTAATATTCCTGACATTTGAcataataattgtaataagcccattgaaatatataatttggCCAAAAATAAGGAAATTCTTAGCCTCGGGTGGGCCATAAAATTGAGCCCAATTTTGAACTGGAAACACCAACCATTTAGTCCAACAACCATTCCACCCAATGCAAATAGAGAAGCTTCCAAATCAACTCCAATTGTCTGTCTCATAACAATGCAACTAAACTAGTGCAATCAGTTCTGCATATTGAACTTGCCAGGAGCAAACACTCATTGTGGCAGTAGATTTTTCTCTAGCTCTGATTTGCTCATGTCACGCTGATCTGCAGGTTTGCCTACATTATTGCAACTAAACCTCTTAATTAATTTATGTTTGTCTGGTGAAGCGGTGCAATTGATACCTTTTGTGTCATACTCAATTCATTATATTATTTCCATCAATGACAATGTTGGGGAAACATTCATATTGCAGGCCGCTCAAATGCCATAAATATTGCTGAAAGGTTAGGATTACCACAAATTGTACTAGATAAAGCACGGGAACTATATGGAACTGCCAGTGCAGAAATTAATGAGGTAAAAGTCCATTAGCTCCCTTACATGCAGTTGTTCCTCGTAATTGTGCCAGCTGATAAAAAGAACTAGTAAAGTGGCAGTTCGTAACTGAGGCAGAATACCAAGGTATACATGCCCTGCCAAAATTTGCAAAAATACCTCACCATTTGGTATTTGGTGCTACCACATAAATGACAATGTCGGGAGGAAACGTCAGGAAATACCCAGTATTGACTCCCTAACATTCCCAAATCATTGTGGCTGCTCTCGTGAGTGCAAAATAAGTTTGGAATTGCAATCAGTATTCAATACTAAGCATGAATTGATAGCTTTCTGAACTGCCTAGAATATGAAATTATGTAACTATACTAAGAATATATTGTGTTTGTTGTATCATTGCACTGAATGGCAGGTGATCGTCGACATGGAAAGATTCAAGCAAGAATTCCTGCAGCAAACCCATGAAGCACAAGATTATCTGACGTGAGGATCTTATCATCACTCATCACTCTTTGCTGTCATCACTCATTATTATATGAAAACATTAGCTCTGAATGGTTGAGCACATTGAAAGCTCTACCTCATCATATTAATTGGGCAGGATCAATTGACCGACTATTTTTTAGGCTGTACCCATGGATATTTTCTAGCTAATCTTATTGACAGTGACTACTAATTATTAGATCAACGTACGTTCCTGAGGTTGTGTTTTTGTGATCATAGGCGCTCAAGAGAGCTTCATGAGAAGCTTTTGGCAGCAAACCAGAGAATCACAGAACACATTGTTACTCAAAGATACAGGAAAAATCAAGAAATCTCTCAGGCTGCAGCAGTGGCACGTTCTAATCTTCATCACAAACTCCGACAGTTTCGTGCATCTGAAACTCAGCCGTCCCAGAATAAGAAGGGAGATAACACCACAGATAATGGTGTATACTCTGTACAGTACACCCAACAGTCACCACAAGGTATCTTTCTCACACAACTGATGGGATCTTCGGATGCAGTCTGGTCTGCTTACAACAGGAATTTATATGTCATTCTTAACAGCCGAGTCTTGTTGGATGCTGAATCGAACTGAATTGGAACAACTAAACTCAAAAAAATGGAAATGACCAAGGTGGGGGCTAACAAGTGAAACCTcccacacccacccacccaccccaaAAAAAGTCTCCCCatttagtaattctgattattTCAAGTACATGGTGgtgaaaatgtgttggtcatCTTGGGTTATGATCTAGCACAAATGTTTTCACTATAACTATAATGCAAACaagttgtgtgggctccaccatgatgtgttaatgatatccactccgaccattatgCATGCTGTCCCTCATTCGGCCATGGCCCAAAAGTCAGGcctatccaagactcaggtgggccacacaagtggtAACAGTTGGGAGGGGGAGGGCATGCACTCTCAAGTGTtccctatgtgtggcccacctgagacatGGATGGGCGTGATTTTTGTGCCCATGGCCAAACATGGGAGGGTGTGCATGATGGCTCGAGTGGATGTCATGAACAcatgatggtgaggcccacaactcGTTTGCACCACATTTGTGGTGAAAACATTTGCACTAGATCATTTTCAGTCATCTTTAGGAATTAAAATAGTCTCATCTCCATCTTGGTTGTTTGATCTGTATATTACTTAATTGAATTATTTGCAACTCAGTCCAACCGGCATCCAAAGAAACCATAAATGTAATTGCGAAATTATTCTCAGTGGTTATGTTTTTGTACTCTTGACTCCTTTGCAGAGAAGCAGATCAAAATTCCACAGGTCGGTGATAGGGTGCATGTTTCTTCCCTTCGTAAGAAAGCAACGGTATTAAAAGTGGAGGcatcaaagggggagattgtggTTCAAGCCGGTAACATGCAGTTGAGGTTGAAATTAAGTGACATTGAAGCCCAATAGGTAGGccctaaatagttttttttttttttttttttgttaaaggcAGGCCCTAAAAGAAGCATATATGTATGGATGTTGCTTTGTCATGATGCACTGCAATAAATTTTTTGAAGGGGGATCATATATGAACACAATTTGGAGGCCCCTCTGTGAGGATGCAGATTGCATATTGACACGGTCCTCAGTAGTGAGGTCACTACTGGacagttctctgtgggccccacaatgatgtgtgtgttttatccatgccgtccacccattttggatcattattttagggcatgagcccaaaactgaggcagatccagatctcaggtggactacgccactggaaaacagtggtaatagaacgctcaccattgaaaacttcctagggcccactgtaaggtttatttgccatccaacctgttgatttggtaacaaagacctggatgaagggaaaacacaaatatcagcttgatccaaaacttgtggtccccaagaagtttttaatggtgggtgttcaaccacctctgtttcctgtggtgttgtccacctgagattttgatcaacctcatttttgggctcatgcctggcaaaatggatggacagtgtggatataacacaaatcatggtggggcgcatagAGCACAGTCCAGCAGCTAGTCACTACTGACAGTGTCAGTAGGCAAACCCTGTCCCCTCTGTGATGAGCCATTCTTGTCGTGAGTCATGACAGGCATGTATTAACATTTGTACAAGTATATGCACGTGTATTAGTGTTTGGATTGTATCTATGCATTAGTATTGATGAATGCATTTCCTTTGCAGAATAGTGATATGCTATTCTTCGCATTGCAGAAATATCTTATTCTTTCTGAAAGGGGGTGGTGATAGCATTAGAAGTCATCCTcagaccaaaaaaaataaatctcagtCATCATCCGGGGAAATAATGGAAGGAGCCAAATAGCGGTAAGGCCATCCACCTCATCCTCTTCAAATGTGGAACTCAAGACTGGGAATTTTGGAAATTGACAACTTGGTGTTCTGGCCATCCCTCAGATTGTATATGTTGTAGAGTTTGGAGCCTGTAGCAAGCGGGAACTGATAAAAAATTGATAAGGATAAGCAGCCCCTCTGGAGTGCTTTGGTCTTGGCTTCAATATGATCAGTAGAACATCTCTATTTCATATTGTTTCAGCTAGGATGGTCTGATTGTTATGATTTTTGTCTGATTGCCCATTTATGGAGCCTTATaaggaatggatggtttggatcttcatCAGCATGTCAAAGGTACAGTAAAAACTTGAGAAGACAGAAATGGGCTCCATCTATATTCTGTGAATCTTCCGTTGAACTTCATGACACTGAATATTTGTCAAACAGCACCATAGTGTATACATCCCCAGCACACCTTGGTGAACTATTCAGATTGTGGGacccaaaaggaaaaaaagacaGAAATGCCAATTGACTTTCATCTCATGACTTGAATAGCTGTGTTGGCCCCCACTGCTTGCAATCTTTTCAAGCTGTGCTCATGCGCACCACATTTTAAAAAGGATCCCAAAGCTGTCGAATTGTGCCGTGAAGATGTTCTGTCAGTGGGTGAGCTGTTCTTGTCCCTTGACAGTAAGTGGTCAGGATTGTCTAATAAAGGTGAATttttgaatgtggcccaccagttttCAGGACACCTGATGAAAGGATTGGATTACAAGTAACTATAGGGTCGCTTACATCAGCCAAGCGTACCGTCTGCCATTGCGTCTTCATGTGGAGCCAGTGATGGTGATCTAGACTACTGATCTGAATTCCTCTGGATAAGGAGTGCAGTGAAAATCTTTGTATTAAAAGATCCCAATCTTTGATCTTTGTAATATTGTTGTTGCCGCGGACTGTTGCTGTAGATTTTCATTGACCATCTGGTAGTTGCAGGTCGGTAATTGAAGGATAACGATCTTACAATTTGGAAAATTTTTGGGGCATCCACCATCAGATGGGAGttaatcagatcaacggtctggatcactgccatggccccacatgtacaagaTCTGTGCCAGTGAATTGCACGTTTGATAGACACGCACTGACTCCTCGTGAATTGCTGTACACATGCACTTACGGTTGAAGATTGGTGAGCAAACACAGTACTTCCGCCCCAATCTTTTTATCAATATTGTACCCATTTATCAGATTGAGGACTTACCTGATTAGGATGTGTTTTGCATGTCCCGCATGCATAGATGATCCGATTATCAGAACCCTCCATGTCATTGGCACTACCATAAATAAACAATAGCCCACAAGTCACCCGTTAAGGGTGATCTTGACCCTTCACTTCTGAAGTTAAATGTtagccattgaaactttccttttcCATGTAATACATCCATCTACACAGctattgatgtggaccatccaaaaCATGGATGATTCCATTCCTGGCTATCTTAACATTCTCGAAGTGTAATTCAAATTCGATAGGGTATCCAAACGCACCCCAAAATGGAATGCATACCATTAATTCCCCaattgactctctctctctctctctctctctctctctctctctctctctctcatatcaaatcgtacaaaacatataaaacatacatccaaTAGACACAAGAAATTGTACCAAAAGGAGCATATCCtaattataaatatatttttcatATCCGGCTATTGACATCTGTCTGTTAATGATGCCACCTAACATCACAAAACAAAGGCCTATTATCATATCAGAACTCAATAACAGGACCATCATCCCCACGAGGATTCATGTTCATGGCCCACTTACAATATCTTCTATTTCTATCACATTACATCACATGGTATATTCTGTACTCTAATGTAGGTCATTGGAATCCCCACAGCCCCATCAACTCAATTCAACTTGGGTTGAACTAGAATCACCACCGTCCAACAAAACACCACATGCCACGTGGACCCACGGCCTATCTAACATCTTTCTTCCTCATCGTCATCACGACCGTCCATCACCGGATCACAGGAGAAGTCCAGGAAATAGAGGAGGAAAACCAGGACAACGCAGCACGAGAACATAGGAATGGGCCCGAATACCCAcagaaaaagaggaaaagagaagtaGAAGGCACGTAAGCCAAGTGACCAAAAATAGCTACCTCGATTCATAACCCTTCCCACATACTCGGCCGAGAGATGCGGTGATTTACAGACGTTGATTAGAATGCTTGCATGACTGTAATACCTGATGGATTGCACATTCAAGAGAAAAGCCACCAAGAAGCACACCAAGATGGAGAAGGCCTTGATAGAGAAACCCAACTCGCTTGTGTTCCCATACACGAGCGGAAACCTCCTGATGCCGCCCCTTGCGCAGCTGCCGTTGGTCATCATGACCGTGATCAAGGAACTCAGCATGATTGCCGTTGATGCCAATAGGGTCGATGCCATTATGTTGTTTCTTAGCGTTTGGACGGCCAGGATGCCGTTCTTGGGCGTGTCCTGTAAACCGTTGATCATTGTTTAGGAAAAGGGACCACTCAAACATGATAATGTACGTGAAAATTACAATTTTATATAAGTAATTAGTATTGGTCACGTGGGAGCAACCTTCTTTTGCAACCACGAGCAGGACGTGAACTCGCTTTACAGATTGTGGAGACCCTTTGAATGGGATGCCTCAATTTCAATGATTTGACACATGAAAGATGGGCCATTATTCTTTGTGGAAGTTGTATAGATTCATCTCGATCATTGGTTGTttctacaagtgtggcccacctagtccTTCAATTAGATGCATGAAACATGCAAGGGAAAGATCATGTGATGAACACAGACAAAAGCGAATAACTAACCTCCATCATGGTTCGGACCCATACCCGGCGATTGATTGAATTGAGGCCCACGACCGTCTCGGTGGGGTGTTTTAGGACGCGATAGAAGAGCCATATATGGTAGGCCACCATTATAAAAAGGCCCAGAGGGACCAAAACCAAATCAAGGTCTTGTTTCTTCATTgcaggagaagaaggagaagaagaagaagcgagAAGAGACGAAGAGGAAGAGATGTACTATGTTGTGGTTGTAGTGTAGCACGTGTGGAGGAT
Coding sequences within:
- the LOC131233005 gene encoding uncharacterized protein LOC131233005 — protein: MKKQDLDLVLVPLGLFIMVAYHIWLFYRVLKHPTETVVGLNSINRRVWVRTMMEDTPKNGILAVQTLRNNIMASTLLASTAIMLSSLITVMMTNGSCARGGIRRFPLVYGNTSELGFSIKAFSILVCFLVAFLLNVQSIRYYSHASILINVCKSPHLSAEYVGRVMNRGSYFWSLGLRAFYFSFPLFLWVFGPIPMFSCCVVLVFLLYFLDFSCDPVMDGRDDDEEERC